TCCAAAACTTCTAAATGGTCCAATAGGGTATTCCCCACAAACCATGGCATCAAATCCGATTTCTTGGCAATATTTTCACCCTTCAAAGCCGAGATGGGAATAAATGTAATTTGCTCTGTAATGAAGTTACTTTTTTCCACCAAAGCTTCAAAGTCTGATTTTATTTTGAGATATACATCTTCATCATAGCCTACCAAATCCATTTTATTGATCGCAATCACCACATGGCTGATTCGGAGTAGGTTACTGATAAAAAAATGTCTGTATGTCTGCTCAATGACTCCTTTTCTTGCATCGATCAATATGATCGCAACCTGAGAAGTGGAAGCTCCGGTCACCATGTTACGGGTATATTCTACATGCCCGGGAGTATCTGCTATGACAAAGTTGGTTTTGGACGTATTGAAATAAATATGAGCCACATCGATGGTAATACCTTGTTCCCTTTCTGCGACCAATCCATCAGTAGCCAAAGAAAAATCAAGGTAATCAAAACCACGCTGCCGGCTTGTTTTTTCAATAGCCTCCAACTTGTCGGTTGTCAATGATCTGGTATCATACAGCAATCTTCCGATCAGGGTACTTTTACCGTCATCTACCGAGCCGGCTGTAGCTATTTTTATGAGTTTTTTACTTTCCATTTTTTTTAGATGTTAGACGTGAGACGTGAGACATAAGACTTCGTCCATCTATCACTTTTATCTTTTATATTTATTTCACGAAGGCAAGAAGACATTTTGATTTTTTTTAAGACTCTTGTGGGCAGTCTGAAGACTGCAAGGTTTGTGGTCCAAGACTGAAGTCTTGAACCAACTGGTAGTCTTGGTACTTGGTACATTATACTTTGTACTTACAGATCAAAAATACCCTACCTTCTTCCTTTTCTCCATGGCGGCTTCTGATCTTTTATCGTCAATTCTGGCGCCTCTTTCTGAGATGGTGGAATCCCGGATTTCAGCGACCACCGCATCAAGGGTTTCTGCTTCTGAAAGCACTGCGGCTGTACAGGTCATATCTCCAACAGTTCTGAATCGGACCATTTT
This window of the Aquiflexum balticum DSM 16537 genome carries:
- a CDS encoding sulfate adenylyltransferase subunit 1, which produces MESKKLIKIATAGSVDDGKSTLIGRLLYDTRSLTTDKLEAIEKTSRQRGFDYLDFSLATDGLVAEREQGITIDVAHIYFNTSKTNFVIADTPGHVEYTRNMVTGASTSQVAIILIDARKGVIEQTYRHFFISNLLRISHVVIAINKMDLVGYDEDVYLKIKSDFEALVEKSNFITEQITFIPISALKGENIAKKSDLMPWFVGNTLLDHLEVLETEDLQESSVARFPVQYVIRPKTEAFHDFRGFSGVLYGGNLKVGDEVTVLPSFTQSKIKSISFFDQEYEVATPGASLTIALEDEVNISRGDMLVKSNELPKSEKQIAATICQVNSKPLKVGDKFTLQHGVNRVLAKVDSIESLIHTDFSGEEPTQQLKLNDIGKVNLRLSKPIHFDSYTENKSNGSFILIDEGSYDTVSVGFIE